A region of Culicoides brevitarsis isolate CSIRO-B50_1 chromosome 1, AGI_CSIRO_Cbre_v1, whole genome shotgun sequence DNA encodes the following proteins:
- the LOC134838016 gene encoding tetraspanin-9, translated as MGKTGYCCIRKTFCSLNILVLLCGACFLGLGLWLKLSYEGYGSLLPENAGLSADCLLMTFGVLSLVISFFGCCGSWFQSRCLLIIYFSLVIVLFLSEFLIGSIAFVFRGGIMRTISNDLKYGIEKHYNVSDRGSLIAPSVAVIYDQLQVQFKCCGVHSYEDWYDISSWPGERWVPKSCCKPKLLENLDGSGDDAGYVDCTKSKDPSLWWEQSCSKALTKFFLQRIHIVGSVALGIAGLQLFGLIASMLLFCTIKHMKKSDSYKSYSPQVDSSIQRNSRTTSYMDD; from the exons ATGGGAAAAACTGGATACTGTTGCATTCGAAAGACATTCTGTTCGCTAAATATACTTGTATTG CTATGCGGCGCTTGTTTTTTGGGTCTCGGACTATGGCTGAAGCTGTCGTATGAGGGATATGGCTCGTTATTGCCCGAAAATGCCGGTTTAAGTGCAGATTGCCTGTTGATGACCTTCGGAGTGCTTAGCTTAGTTATCTCATTTTTCGGTTGTTGCGGAAGTTGGTTCCAGTCGAGATGTCTGCTTATTATT TATTTTTCTTTAGTGATAGTTCTGTTTTTGAGCGAATTCCTGATTGGATCAATTGCTTTCGTGTTCCGCGGTGGCATTATGCGGACAATTTCGAATGACTTGAAGTACGGCATTGAAAAGCACTACAATGTGTCGGACCGTGGCAGTTTAATTGCGCCATCAGTTGCTGTCATTTACGATCAATTGCAAGTGCAGTTCAAGTGTTGCGGCGTGCACTCGTACGAGGACTGGTATGACATCAGTTCATGGCCTGGCGAGAGATGGGTACCAAAATCGTGTTGCAAACCAAAATTACTTGAGAACTTGGATGGATCGGGAGACGATGCTGGTTACGTTGATTGCACAAA ATCCAAAGATCCAAGTCTCTGGTGGGAACAAAGTTGTTCAAAGGCCTTGACCAAATTCTTCCTTCAACGAATTCACATTGTTGGCTCGGTCGCACTGGGAATAGCAGGTTTACAG CTATTTGGATTAATTGCGTCGATGCTCCTCTTTTGCACGATAAAGCACATGAAAAAGTCCGATTCGTACAAATCGTATTCCCCGCAGGTGGATTCGAGCATACAAAGGAACAGTCGCACCACCTCGTACATGGACGATTGA
- the LOC134838395 gene encoding uncharacterized protein LOC134838395, with the protein MGKTGSCGITTSIILNTLVLAGALWLVIKSAQLRDHDKLVNLFLPKVLDLWAYDAFAAFGSVAMILVGFGYATLCFCRDTCFSYFQLTVLILYTCVSVFLLWPLLVDYERLDRVSRGESDAVAETIGKSFKNLFNNAQSG; encoded by the exons atgggcAAAACAGGCTCTTGCGGAATCACCACTTCGATCATCTTGAACACGTTGGTTTTG GCTGGTGCACTTTGGTTGGTAATTAAGTCGGCCCAGTTGCGCGATCATGACAAACTCGTCAATCTCTTTCTGCCAAAAGTCCTCGATTTGTGGGCTTACGATGCCTTTGCTGCCTTCGGATCGGTAGCCATGATCCTCGTTGGCTTCGGTTATGCCACACTCTGCTTTTGCCGTGACACCTGCTTCAGTTATTTC CAACTGACGGTTTTGATTCTCTACACTTGCGTCTCGGTGTTCCTCTTGTGGCCCTTGTTGGTCGACTACGAACGTTTGGATCGCGTTTCGCGCGGCGAATCAGATGCCGTGGCCGAAACCATCGGAAAGTCTTTCAAGAATCTCTTCAACAACGCCCAGTCCGGATAA